Proteins from one Gilliamella sp. ESL0443 genomic window:
- a CDS encoding sodium-dependent transporter: MSTGTMKKSHSQWSSRMGFMLAAAGSAVGLGNIWKFPYMAGEMGGSAFVLTYLLFMFVIGLPILVLEWLIGRRGQKNPIHTMEDVAVSEGRSKLWRWVGIIGVLGSFLILSFYSVIGGWATDYIFLAINGTFNGANGAVTAQIFKGFLGNTSSLLIWHTVFMAANTIIVAMGVGAGLERACKVMMPGLGILLLVLVAYAAIVSGSSFGQAFDFLFTPNWSALNGTAILAALGHAFFSLSLGMGIMMAYGSYLGKDVNLISTARTVVILDVIVAMLSGMAIFPLVFANGLEAGSGPGLIFVTLPIAFGNMAAGSILGCLFFIFLTFAALTSSISLLEPTVELLEEKTHMGRKTATVVSSVLIWALGIACILSFNEWADLKLFDKNIFDLLDYLTSKIMLPVTGLGTVIFGAWMMNQKVIRKELNLNSFWFGVWTILTRVIIPVAVVLILVCGFLPETR, encoded by the coding sequence ATGAGTACAGGTACTATGAAGAAAAGTCATTCACAGTGGAGCTCTCGCATGGGATTCATGCTTGCAGCTGCGGGTTCTGCTGTGGGTTTAGGTAACATTTGGAAATTTCCATACATGGCTGGAGAAATGGGTGGTTCAGCATTCGTGCTTACCTATTTACTATTTATGTTTGTTATTGGTCTGCCTATTCTAGTTTTAGAGTGGTTAATTGGCCGTCGCGGGCAAAAAAATCCAATCCATACCATGGAAGATGTTGCTGTTTCAGAAGGTCGCTCAAAATTGTGGCGCTGGGTTGGGATTATCGGCGTACTTGGCTCATTTTTAATTCTCTCGTTTTATAGTGTAATTGGCGGTTGGGCTACCGATTATATCTTTTTAGCTATCAATGGTACATTTAATGGTGCGAATGGTGCCGTAACGGCGCAAATCTTCAAAGGTTTTCTTGGTAATACCTCTAGCTTGTTGATTTGGCATACGGTGTTTATGGCAGCCAATACCATTATTGTTGCAATGGGCGTTGGCGCTGGTTTAGAGCGTGCTTGTAAGGTAATGATGCCTGGCCTTGGCATTTTATTATTGGTCTTAGTTGCTTATGCAGCCATCGTTAGTGGATCATCATTTGGTCAAGCGTTTGACTTTTTATTCACACCAAACTGGTCGGCATTAAATGGTACTGCCATTTTAGCGGCTTTAGGTCATGCATTCTTCAGCTTATCATTAGGAATGGGGATTATGATGGCTTACGGTTCATATCTTGGTAAAGATGTGAACTTAATCTCTACTGCTCGCACCGTTGTTATCTTAGATGTTATCGTTGCGATGTTGTCAGGTATGGCGATCTTCCCATTAGTATTTGCTAATGGTTTAGAAGCGGGTTCTGGTCCTGGTCTGATCTTTGTAACGTTACCTATCGCTTTTGGTAATATGGCAGCAGGTTCAATTTTAGGTTGTTTATTCTTTATCTTCCTAACTTTTGCTGCGTTAACCTCATCAATATCATTACTTGAGCCTACGGTAGAGTTATTAGAAGAAAAAACGCACATGGGTCGTAAAACCGCAACAGTGGTTAGTAGTGTATTAATTTGGGCATTGGGTATCGCTTGTATTTTATCATTCAATGAATGGGCAGACCTGAAACTATTTGATAAAAATATTTTCGATCTGCTTGATTACCTCACAAGTAAGATTATGTTACCTGTGACAGGATTAGGTACTGTTATCTTTGGTGCTTGGATGATGAACCAAAAAGTCATTCGTAAAGAGCTTAACTTAAATAGCTTCTGGTTTGGCGTTTGGACGATTTTAACTCGCGTAATTATTCCGGTTGCCGTTGTTCTTATTTTAGTTTGTGGCTTTTTACCAGAAACTCGATAA
- the ubiG gene encoding bifunctional 2-polyprenyl-6-hydroxyphenol methylase/3-demethylubiquinol 3-O-methyltransferase UbiG: MTQNIDLNEIDKFAKLAAQWWDPNGQCKPLHIINPLRVDYIKSNDLNQKNVLDVGCGGGILSESLAKLGANVTAIDLADESLAVAKLHAEQNGLSINYQKQTVEEHATQFPSHYDVITCMEMLEHVPDPFSIINACAKLLKPNGKLYLSTINRNHKAKLMLIYGAEYIARLVPKGTHDFNRFIRPSELMNWVEQAQLTVKDIIGMEYHLLSNQFRLGRNVDVNYILMAQKDELN; encoded by the coding sequence ATGACACAAAACATCGATTTAAACGAGATAGATAAGTTTGCCAAGTTAGCTGCACAATGGTGGGATCCAAATGGTCAATGCAAACCATTGCATATCATCAATCCATTGCGAGTTGATTACATTAAATCAAACGATTTGAATCAAAAAAATGTATTAGATGTTGGTTGTGGTGGGGGAATATTGTCTGAAAGTTTAGCCAAGTTAGGTGCAAATGTAACCGCTATCGATCTGGCTGATGAATCATTAGCAGTAGCGAAATTACATGCCGAGCAAAATGGTCTTTCTATCAACTACCAAAAACAAACCGTTGAAGAGCACGCCACACAGTTTCCATCACACTATGATGTGATAACTTGTATGGAGATGTTAGAGCATGTGCCTGACCCATTTTCTATTATCAATGCCTGCGCAAAACTGCTCAAACCGAACGGAAAACTCTACTTATCGACCATCAACCGTAACCATAAAGCAAAACTTATGTTGATTTATGGCGCTGAATATATAGCGCGCTTAGTGCCAAAAGGGACTCATGATTTTAATCGTTTTATCCGTCCTTCTGAATTGATGAATTGGGTTGAACAAGCGCAGTTAACGGTTAAAGATATTATTGGAATGGAATATCACTTACTCAGCAATCAATTCCGTTTAGGTCGTAATGTTGATGTAAATTATATTTTGATGGCTCAAAAAGACGAGCTCAATTAA
- the licT gene encoding BglG family transcription antiterminator LicT, whose product MKVHKILNNNVVVTLDSKGNELIVTGRGVGFKKREGDEIDPKLIEKQFSLNNQEILPKFAELLSEIPIEVHTTTDIIINHARQFLGSKLQDSIYISLTDHIYFAIERHKQGFNIPNNFIWEIKKFYPKEYEIGVYALDVIKKRLGVELHEDEAGFITFHIINAELNDTMPNIVNMTKIMREILNIVKYHFRFEYDENSLSYQRFVTHLKFFAHRILSKGKSAQQDTSLYEIIREKYEQAYLCTKQIDLHLIQQYQHPLSDDESLYLTIHIERLRSELKK is encoded by the coding sequence ATGAAAGTTCATAAAATATTAAATAATAATGTTGTAGTGACTTTAGATTCCAAAGGGAATGAATTGATTGTTACGGGTCGAGGAGTTGGATTTAAAAAACGGGAAGGTGATGAGATCGACCCGAAACTTATCGAAAAACAGTTTTCATTAAATAATCAAGAAATATTACCCAAATTTGCTGAACTGCTTTCTGAAATTCCAATCGAAGTTCATACCACAACCGATATTATTATCAATCATGCCAGACAATTTTTAGGCAGTAAATTACAAGATAGTATCTATATTTCATTAACTGACCATATTTATTTTGCCATTGAGCGGCATAAACAAGGTTTTAATATTCCTAATAACTTTATCTGGGAGATAAAAAAATTCTACCCTAAAGAGTATGAAATCGGTGTGTACGCTTTAGATGTCATTAAAAAACGGTTGGGTGTTGAGCTTCATGAAGATGAAGCAGGATTTATTACGTTTCATATTATCAATGCTGAGCTTAACGATACCATGCCCAATATTGTTAATATGACCAAAATCATGCGTGAAATTTTAAATATCGTAAAATATCACTTTCGGTTCGAATATGACGAAAACAGCCTTTCTTATCAACGATTTGTTACCCATTTAAAGTTTTTTGCACACCGAATTTTGAGTAAAGGTAAATCCGCACAGCAAGATACCTCGTTGTATGAGATTATCCGTGAAAAATATGAACAAGCCTATCTTTGCACTAAACAGATAGATCTTCATTTAATCCAACAATATCAACATCCGCTATCTGATGATGAAAGTTTATATCTCACTATTCATATTGAACGATTGAGGTCGGAATTAAAAAAATAA
- a CDS encoding beta-glucoside-specific PTS transporter subunit IIABC → MKNKQLAESIIENVGGQENIVSLVHCATRLRFVLKDESKADAEIIKKQTGVITVVQSGGQFQVVIGNNVADVFNAIMDITSLNNTPAPQEAGPKKGIVSRLIDLVSSIFIPVLVVLVAGGILKGIVSLLQVCDIVQEKTPTFTFLNAIADAPFYYLPIILGFSAVKKFGGNPYVGMAIGGALVYPGITEMLGKAIELQTEFFNIPIKLIPYKSSVFPVILAAWFYSLLERNFNKIMHDSFKKFISPLLGIIITVPLTFALIGPVVAFLCNIVASGIIYVYELNSVIASMLLAGLWQIMVVFGIHWGLVPFAINNITVYQQDFMLPILFPAVFAQVGAVLAVMMRSKDPQVKALASSSALSGVFGVTEPAIYGVNLPLKRPFVIGCLSAMAGGAIIGYFKSVIFSFSFTSIFAFLQMIPSDGLDDKFFAAIIGSIVSFMIALVVTYLFGIPKDKKADNAEQSPINSQTQIDTISSPMTGKLINLNQVNDPTFASGLMGKGAAIIPTIGETVAPEDGEVVSLFRTKHAIGFQTQSGAEILIHIGIDTVKLDGQHFEAHVEAGQKVKKGDRLVSFDIEAIKQAGFEVTTPIIITNSDDYIDVQCIFKQDVQQGDALLALSAKKE, encoded by the coding sequence ATGAAAAATAAACAACTTGCTGAATCAATTATTGAGAACGTAGGTGGTCAGGAAAACATCGTCAGTCTAGTACACTGTGCTACCAGACTTCGCTTTGTATTGAAAGATGAATCAAAAGCAGATGCCGAAATAATTAAAAAACAAACTGGCGTCATTACTGTCGTTCAAAGTGGTGGACAATTCCAAGTCGTTATCGGCAATAATGTTGCTGACGTATTTAATGCAATTATGGATATCACTAGCCTTAATAATACCCCTGCTCCTCAAGAAGCGGGACCTAAAAAAGGGATTGTGTCACGACTGATTGATTTAGTATCAAGCATTTTTATTCCAGTTTTAGTGGTACTGGTTGCCGGCGGTATTTTAAAAGGGATTGTGTCTCTATTACAAGTATGTGACATTGTTCAGGAAAAAACGCCAACATTTACTTTTTTAAACGCTATTGCTGATGCGCCATTTTATTATTTACCGATCATTTTAGGTTTTTCAGCGGTTAAAAAATTTGGTGGTAATCCTTATGTTGGAATGGCGATCGGTGGCGCGTTAGTCTATCCGGGTATTACCGAGATGCTAGGAAAAGCAATTGAATTACAAACCGAATTTTTCAATATCCCTATTAAATTAATTCCTTATAAATCTTCAGTCTTCCCTGTAATTTTAGCGGCATGGTTTTATTCATTGCTTGAACGTAACTTCAACAAAATCATGCATGACTCATTTAAAAAATTCATTTCGCCCCTACTCGGTATTATCATTACTGTGCCATTAACGTTTGCGCTTATTGGTCCAGTCGTTGCATTTTTATGTAACATTGTTGCTAGTGGCATTATTTATGTTTATGAACTTAATTCTGTTATTGCCAGTATGCTTTTAGCAGGACTTTGGCAAATAATGGTTGTGTTTGGTATCCATTGGGGCTTGGTACCTTTTGCGATAAATAATATTACCGTATATCAACAAGACTTTATGTTGCCAATCTTATTCCCAGCGGTATTTGCCCAAGTCGGTGCGGTATTGGCGGTGATGATGCGCAGTAAAGATCCGCAAGTTAAAGCGTTGGCAAGTTCGTCCGCATTATCCGGTGTATTTGGGGTAACAGAACCAGCAATTTATGGCGTTAACTTACCATTAAAACGCCCATTTGTGATTGGTTGTCTCTCAGCCATGGCTGGCGGTGCGATTATTGGTTATTTCAAATCGGTTATCTTCTCATTTAGCTTCACCAGTATCTTTGCATTTTTACAAATGATTCCAAGTGATGGTTTGGATGATAAATTCTTTGCTGCCATAATCGGTTCGATAGTCTCATTTATGATTGCATTGGTGGTAACTTATCTATTTGGTATTCCTAAAGATAAAAAAGCGGATAATGCAGAACAATCGCCAATAAACAGTCAAACGCAGATCGATACTATCTCAAGTCCAATGACTGGCAAACTCATTAATTTAAATCAAGTCAATGATCCAACTTTTGCCAGCGGATTGATGGGTAAAGGTGCCGCAATTATTCCAACCATTGGCGAAACTGTCGCGCCTGAAGATGGTGAAGTTGTTTCGCTATTTAGAACTAAACACGCTATCGGATTTCAAACTCAATCAGGGGCGGAAATCCTTATTCACATTGGTATCGATACGGTTAAATTAGATGGGCAACATTTTGAAGCGCATGTTGAAGCCGGCCAAAAGGTGAAAAAAGGTGATAGACTTGTTAGCTTTGATATCGAAGCGATTAAACAAGCCGGCTTTGAAGTCACCACACCAATTATTATTACCAATAGTGATGACTATATCGATGTGCAGTGCATATTCAAACAAGACGTTCAACAAGGTGACGCGTTATTAGCGTTAAGTGCAAAAAAGGAGTAA
- a CDS encoding glycoside hydrolase family 1 protein, whose product MANTFPSDFLWGGAIAANQVEGAYREDGKGLSTSDCTPNGLFGDIVDRNKVDITSIKDRAIDFYHRYPEDVALFAEMGFTCLRTSIAWTRIFPNGDEEQPNEKGLAFYDKLFDEMLKHNITPLVTLSHYEMPYYLVTQYGGWGNRKVIEFFTRYAKTVFERYKNKVKYWLTFNEINMSLHEPFTGVGLDRNSTKAEIYQAIHHQLVASGRVVKLCHQIIPDAKIGNMLLGAIAYPLTPKPEDVWATHVENHGWLFFGDVQARGYYPTYMNRYFKENNIELTITDQDREDLKETIDFISFSYYMSCCGTADDSLRQKGNILDMVPNPHLKASEWGWQIDPVGIRYLLNLLYERFQKPLFIVENGLGAKDKLEADGTVNDDYRINYMNDHLVQIREAINDGVEVMGYTSWGPIDLISASKAEVTKRYGFIYVDLNQDCSGSLKRYKKKSFYWYQSVILSKGATLK is encoded by the coding sequence ATGGCAAATACATTTCCTAGTGATTTTTTATGGGGTGGCGCTATTGCTGCCAATCAAGTTGAAGGTGCATATCGTGAAGATGGCAAAGGGCTATCAACATCTGACTGCACGCCTAATGGTCTATTTGGTGATATTGTCGATCGCAATAAAGTCGATATTACCAGTATTAAAGATCGGGCAATCGACTTTTATCATCGCTATCCAGAAGATGTTGCCCTGTTTGCTGAGATGGGATTCACCTGTTTAAGAACATCTATCGCTTGGACCCGAATCTTTCCAAATGGTGATGAAGAGCAACCAAATGAAAAAGGCCTGGCGTTTTATGACAAACTATTTGACGAAATGTTAAAACACAACATTACGCCACTTGTCACCTTATCGCATTATGAAATGCCCTACTACCTTGTCACACAATATGGTGGATGGGGAAATCGTAAAGTCATCGAATTTTTTACTCGTTATGCCAAAACAGTATTTGAACGCTATAAAAATAAAGTGAAATATTGGTTAACTTTCAATGAAATCAATATGTCACTCCACGAACCTTTTACTGGCGTTGGTTTAGATCGTAACAGTACTAAAGCCGAAATCTATCAAGCGATTCATCATCAATTAGTTGCCAGTGGACGTGTGGTAAAATTGTGTCATCAAATCATTCCTGATGCCAAAATCGGTAATATGTTACTTGGCGCTATCGCCTACCCGCTTACGCCAAAACCAGAAGATGTATGGGCGACACATGTAGAAAATCATGGTTGGTTATTCTTTGGAGATGTTCAGGCGCGTGGTTACTACCCAACTTATATGAATCGTTACTTTAAAGAGAACAATATTGAGCTAACCATTACCGATCAAGATCGTGAAGATTTAAAAGAAACCATCGACTTTATCTCATTTAGTTACTATATGAGTTGTTGTGGCACAGCGGACGATTCACTCCGTCAAAAAGGTAATATTCTTGATATGGTCCCAAATCCTCACCTTAAAGCATCTGAATGGGGCTGGCAGATTGATCCGGTTGGTATTCGTTACTTATTAAACCTACTTTATGAGCGTTTTCAAAAACCACTGTTTATTGTTGAAAATGGTTTAGGCGCCAAAGACAAACTTGAAGCAGATGGCACGGTTAATGATGATTATCGTATAAACTATATGAATGATCACTTAGTGCAAATTCGCGAAGCTATTAACGACGGCGTTGAAGTAATGGGATACACCAGTTGGGGACCAATTGACCTCATTAGTGCATCAAAAGCAGAAGTCACCAAACGTTATGGTTTTATCTATGTTGATCTAAACCAAGATTGCTCAGGCTCATTAAAACGCTATAAAAAGAAAAGCTTTTATTGGTATCAGTCTGTGATTTTATCCAAAGGTGCAACTTTAAAATAA
- the htpG gene encoding molecular chaperone HtpG, which yields MSKQGTETRGFQSEVKQILHLMIHSLYSNKEIFLRELISNASDAADKLRFKALENADLYAGDAELGVRISTNKEAGTLTIADNGIGMTRDEVIENLGTIAKSGTKAFLESIGSDQAKDSQLIGQFGVGFYSAFIVADKVTVKTRAATAKADEAVMWESAGEGEYTISDTEKESRGTEIILHLKEDEKEFLDDWRLRSIISKYSDHISLPVEVQTTEENEVKWEKVNKAQALWTRSKSEVSDEEYKEFYKHISHDFADPLSWSHNRVEGKQEYTSLLYIPSKAPWDMWNRDNKHGLKLYVQRVFIMDDAEQFMPNYLRFVKGLIDSNDLPLNVSREILQDNKVTQNLRNACTKRVLQMLDKLAKDDKEQYQQFWSEFGLVLKEGTGEDYANREAIMKLLRFTTTQSDSEAQTVSLDDYISRMQEGQEKIYYITADSYGAAKNSPHLELFRKKGIEVLLLSDRIDEWMMSNLTEFDGKQFQSISKSDESIEKLADQNSDEQKQVEKELEPFIERVKKVLGDKVKEVKLTHRLTDTPAIVTTAADEMSTQMAKLFAAAGQKAPEIKYTFEINPDHQLVKRVADTQDETAFSDWIELLLDQALLAEKGSLNDPSKFIQTMNKLLAQ from the coding sequence ATGAGTAAGCAAGGAACAGAAACGCGTGGATTTCAATCCGAAGTTAAACAAATTCTGCATTTAATGATTCACTCTTTGTATTCAAACAAAGAGATTTTTTTAAGAGAACTTATTTCAAATGCATCTGACGCAGCCGACAAGCTCCGTTTTAAAGCACTTGAAAATGCAGATTTATATGCGGGTGATGCTGAGCTTGGTGTTCGCATTTCAACAAATAAAGAAGCTGGCACATTAACCATTGCAGATAATGGTATTGGGATGACTCGTGATGAAGTCATTGAAAATTTAGGTACGATTGCCAAATCAGGTACCAAAGCCTTTTTAGAATCCATTGGTAGTGATCAAGCGAAAGACAGCCAATTAATTGGTCAATTTGGTGTTGGATTTTATTCTGCCTTTATTGTTGCCGATAAAGTGACAGTAAAAACCCGCGCTGCAACAGCTAAAGCCGATGAAGCAGTAATGTGGGAATCAGCTGGTGAAGGTGAATACACGATTTCTGATACAGAAAAAGAGAGTCGCGGTACTGAAATTATTTTACATTTAAAAGAAGATGAAAAAGAGTTTTTAGATGATTGGCGTCTACGTTCAATTATTAGCAAATATTCAGATCACATCTCATTACCGGTTGAAGTTCAAACTACTGAAGAAAATGAAGTTAAGTGGGAAAAAGTCAACAAAGCCCAAGCACTTTGGACACGAAGCAAATCAGAAGTGAGTGATGAAGAGTATAAAGAATTTTATAAACATATTTCACATGATTTTGCCGATCCACTAAGCTGGAGCCACAACCGTGTTGAAGGTAAACAAGAGTATACAAGTTTGCTCTATATTCCATCTAAAGCGCCTTGGGATATGTGGAATCGTGACAATAAACACGGTTTAAAACTCTATGTACAACGTGTGTTTATTATGGATGATGCTGAGCAATTTATGCCTAATTATTTACGTTTTGTTAAAGGCTTAATTGATTCAAATGATTTGCCATTAAATGTATCACGCGAAATATTACAAGATAATAAAGTGACACAAAATCTTCGTAATGCTTGTACTAAACGTGTTTTACAAATGCTAGATAAACTTGCCAAAGATGATAAAGAACAATATCAACAATTTTGGAGTGAATTTGGTTTAGTCTTAAAAGAAGGTACTGGTGAAGACTATGCTAATCGTGAAGCGATTATGAAATTATTACGCTTTACAACAACACAAAGTGATAGCGAGGCGCAAACTGTATCTTTAGACGATTACATTAGCCGTATGCAAGAAGGCCAAGAGAAGATCTATTACATCACTGCTGATAGTTATGGCGCAGCGAAAAATAGTCCTCACCTTGAGCTATTCCGCAAAAAAGGCATTGAAGTCTTATTATTATCTGATCGTATTGACGAGTGGATGATGAGCAATTTAACTGAATTTGATGGTAAACAGTTCCAATCAATCAGTAAATCTGACGAGTCAATCGAGAAGTTAGCTGATCAAAATAGTGATGAGCAAAAACAAGTCGAAAAAGAACTTGAGCCATTTATCGAACGTGTTAAAAAAGTATTAGGCGATAAAGTTAAAGAAGTTAAATTAACACATCGTTTAACTGATACGCCAGCAATTGTCACTACCGCTGCCGACGAGATGTCTACTCAAATGGCAAAACTCTTTGCAGCAGCAGGACAAAAAGCACCAGAGATAAAATATACTTTTGAAATCAATCCTGATCATCAATTAGTTAAACGTGTTGCTGATACGCAAGACGAAACCGCATTTAGTGATTGGATTGAATTGCTATTAGATCAAGCGTTACTAGCAGAAAAAGGATCGTTAAATGATCCAAGCAAATTTATTCAAACAATGAATAAACTACTTGCACAATAA
- the guaB gene encoding IMP dehydrogenase — protein MSRIVKEALTFDDVLLVPAHSTVLPNTADITTQLTQTIKLNIPMLSAAMDTVTEAELAIALAQEGGIGFIHKNMPIEVQAEHVKRVKKHESGIVQDPVTVLPTATIQQVIDLAKEYGFAGFPVVTESQELVGIITARDVRFATDLSLSVTAVMTPKERLVTVKEGESRESVLQKMHEHRVEKVLVVDDRFHLKGMITVKDYNKAEQKPNACKDEKGRLRVGAAVGAGAGNEERIAALVEAGVDVLLIDSSHGHSEGVLERIRQARQAYPNLQIIGGNVATGEGAKALIDAGVSAVKVGIGPGSICTTRIVTGVGVPQISAIMDAVEVAKQHNIPVIADGGIRFSGDIAKAIAAGASCVMVGSMFAGTEEAPGEIELFQGRAYKSYRGMGSLGAMAKGSSDRYFQSDNAADKLVPEGIEGRIAYKGLLKEIIHQQMGGLRSCMGLTGCGTIDELRTKSKFYRITGAGMKESHVHDVLITKEPPNYRAG, from the coding sequence ATGTCTCGTATAGTTAAAGAAGCCCTCACGTTCGATGATGTTTTATTAGTTCCAGCTCATTCAACTGTTTTACCTAATACTGCTGATATTACAACTCAACTGACGCAAACCATCAAATTAAATATTCCAATGCTATCTGCTGCCATGGATACGGTAACCGAAGCCGAACTGGCTATTGCCCTTGCTCAAGAAGGTGGCATTGGTTTTATCCATAAAAATATGCCAATTGAAGTTCAAGCTGAGCATGTAAAGCGTGTTAAAAAACATGAAAGCGGAATTGTTCAAGATCCAGTAACAGTACTACCAACAGCAACTATTCAACAAGTAATCGATCTTGCTAAAGAATATGGTTTTGCAGGGTTTCCGGTTGTGACAGAATCACAAGAATTAGTCGGTATTATCACTGCTCGAGATGTTCGATTTGCAACTGACTTATCACTATCTGTAACTGCGGTAATGACACCTAAAGAGCGCTTAGTCACCGTTAAAGAGGGCGAATCTCGAGAAAGTGTACTGCAAAAAATGCATGAACATCGTGTTGAAAAAGTTTTAGTGGTTGATGATAGATTCCACTTAAAAGGCATGATAACCGTTAAAGATTACAATAAAGCAGAACAAAAACCTAATGCATGTAAAGACGAAAAAGGTCGCTTACGCGTTGGCGCAGCAGTGGGTGCGGGTGCGGGTAACGAAGAGCGTATTGCTGCTTTGGTTGAAGCCGGCGTTGATGTTTTACTTATCGACTCATCACATGGCCATTCAGAAGGGGTACTTGAACGCATTCGCCAAGCAAGACAAGCCTATCCAAATTTGCAAATTATAGGTGGCAACGTTGCTACGGGTGAAGGCGCAAAAGCGCTAATTGATGCAGGCGTGAGTGCGGTAAAAGTGGGTATTGGACCGGGTTCTATTTGTACCACGCGTATCGTCACTGGGGTAGGGGTACCGCAAATTAGTGCCATTATGGACGCTGTTGAAGTGGCTAAACAACACAATATTCCAGTTATTGCTGATGGTGGCATTCGTTTTTCAGGTGATATTGCTAAAGCTATTGCCGCTGGCGCATCTTGCGTTATGGTTGGTTCAATGTTTGCCGGAACTGAAGAAGCACCTGGCGAAATCGAACTATTCCAAGGTCGTGCTTATAAATCTTATCGCGGTATGGGTTCGCTCGGTGCGATGGCAAAAGGATCATCGGATCGCTACTTCCAATCAGATAATGCTGCCGATAAGCTAGTACCAGAAGGTATTGAAGGCCGAATTGCTTACAAAGGTTTATTAAAAGAGATCATCCACCAACAAATGGGTGGCTTACGCTCATGTATGGGGCTAACGGGTTGTGGAACTATCGATGAATTACGCACCAAATCGAAGTTCTACCGCATTACTGGCGCAGGTATGAAAGAGAGTCATGTTCATGACGTCCTAATCACTAAAGAGCCACCTAATTATCGAGCGGGTTAA